One stretch of Nitratiruptor tergarcus DSM 16512 DNA includes these proteins:
- a CDS encoding TlpA family protein disulfide reductase — translation MKKLLILFLIITLFAGCQKKEHTEDKTEVSHKAQTAQHLPQKKAKRFILRDLNGTTFTIEQSQEKFLFQPSKKLTLLFFFTSWCPSCKAQLIELKEIQKKFPGLAIIGILLNQPPDAKEFVRKFSIDFFVSTSYKTNNEVASHIYKYVKAPGNIPVPMMVLLKDGKYFVHYFGAVPYEIIASDIKRAKEK, via the coding sequence GTGAAAAAACTGCTCATACTCTTTTTAATCATAACTCTCTTTGCAGGTTGCCAAAAAAAAGAGCATACAGAAGATAAAACTGAAGTTTCACACAAAGCACAAACAGCGCAGCACCTTCCTCAAAAAAAGGCAAAAAGATTTATTCTACGAGATCTCAATGGTACAACTTTTACAATCGAGCAATCACAAGAGAAATTTCTCTTTCAGCCTTCCAAAAAACTCACGCTACTTTTCTTTTTTACATCATGGTGTCCTTCATGTAAAGCGCAACTTATTGAACTCAAAGAGATACAAAAGAAATTCCCAGGACTTGCAATTATAGGGATCCTTCTTAATCAACCTCCAGATGCAAAAGAGTTTGTGCGCAAATTTAGTATTGACTTTTTTGTCTCTACAAGCTATAAAACAAACAATGAAGTGGCATCTCATATATACAAATATGTCAAAGCCCCTGGAAATATACCTGTGCCTATGATGGTGCTTTTGAAAGATGGAAAATATTTTGTGCACTATTTTGGTGCTGTACCCTATGAAATCATCGCTTCTGATATTAAAAGAGCAAAGGAAAAATAG
- a CDS encoding MlaE family ABC transporter permease, translating to MEKFFYYLGLPVVNFYKILEKFGAFILFEIKLLPLFFKPPYRIKEILQQIEIIGVGSFFVIALTAIFTGLVEAIQLYHGFHKFSAESFMGYTIFVSISKELGPVFGALMLVSRAISAMTAELGTMRVTEQIDAIDTLAVDSKKYLIIPRVIATTISTPILVIIFVFLGNIAAYLISTYALGVNPTEYKNTITTYLEFSDIGTGIIKAVVFGYLISIIGTYIGYFTRGGARGVGLSTTKAVVYAAMTVFAANYFLSSLFLYLDW from the coding sequence ATGGAGAAATTTTTTTACTATTTGGGATTGCCTGTAGTTAATTTTTATAAAATCTTAGAAAAATTTGGAGCATTTATTCTCTTTGAAATAAAACTACTTCCTCTCTTTTTCAAACCTCCTTATCGCATAAAAGAGATTTTACAGCAAATAGAAATTATTGGAGTTGGATCATTTTTTGTGATTGCATTGACAGCAATTTTTACAGGACTTGTAGAAGCGATACAACTCTATCACGGTTTTCACAAATTTAGTGCCGAGAGTTTTATGGGCTACACGATTTTTGTTTCTATCTCTAAAGAGTTGGGTCCTGTGTTTGGTGCATTGATGTTGGTATCTCGTGCTATAAGTGCAATGACTGCAGAGCTAGGAACAATGCGCGTGACAGAGCAGATCGATGCGATTGATACATTAGCTGTAGATAGTAAAAAATACCTCATTATTCCCCGAGTTATAGCAACAACTATCTCTACTCCTATTTTAGTTATCATTTTTGTCTTTTTGGGAAATATTGCTGCATATCTCATTTCAACCTATGCACTTGGTGTCAATCCTACAGAGTATAAAAACACAATTACCACATATCTTGAATTTAGCGATATTGGCACAGGTATTATTAAAGCAGTGGTATTTGGCTATCTCATAAGCATCATAGGCACATATATTGGCTACTTTACACGTGGTGGTGCAAGAGGCGTGGGGCTATCGACTACCAAAGCGGTAGTCTATGCTGCTATGACTGTATTTGCTGCTAACTATTTTCTTTCAAGTCTCTTTTTATATCTCGATTGGTGA
- the thiS gene encoding sulfur carrier protein ThiS has product MLVTINGERKEIPNNSTIEDILKQLKIEEKVMAVAVNMEIVKKEEWGSFKPKEGDKIEFLGFTGGG; this is encoded by the coding sequence TTGTTGGTAACGATAAACGGGGAGAGAAAAGAGATTCCAAATAATAGCACTATTGAGGATATTTTAAAGCAGTTAAAAATAGAAGAAAAAGTTATGGCGGTAGCTGTCAATATGGAGATTGTCAAAAAAGAGGAGTGGGGGAGTTTCAAGCCCAAAGAGGGTGATAAAATAGAGTTTTTAGGATTTACTGGAGGCGGTTAA
- a CDS encoding 5-formyltetrahydrofolate cyclo-ligase: MRYDKPLFRQICKEKIFKVKAKRKKEEKVQKIVLKLISLTGANNILAYVPMPHEPQMKKIFALRGKKKIFVPFMQAKSFKMVKLRLPLKKKKFSIFEPGNSHLEQKIDMAIIPVIGVDGDFRRVGFGKGMYDRFFARLSYRPTVVFVQIKKCFTDTILTDTYDVLGDILVTPEEILIRGESDVGRAISRKLCSNNKWRCRVFRRKKIRKREI; the protein is encoded by the coding sequence ATGAGGTATGATAAACCACTTTTTCGTCAAATTTGTAAAGAGAAGATTTTTAAAGTAAAAGCTAAACGCAAGAAAGAAGAGAAGGTTCAAAAAATTGTATTAAAACTTATCTCTTTAACCGGCGCAAACAATATCTTAGCTTATGTACCAATGCCACATGAACCGCAAATGAAAAAAATATTTGCTTTGAGGGGTAAAAAAAAGATATTTGTTCCATTTATGCAAGCTAAAAGCTTTAAAATGGTAAAATTGAGACTGCCTTTAAAGAAGAAAAAATTCTCTATTTTCGAGCCTGGTAACTCTCATTTAGAGCAAAAAATCGATATGGCTATAATTCCTGTCATCGGGGTAGACGGGGATTTTAGAAGAGTTGGGTTTGGTAAAGGCATGTATGACAGGTTCTTTGCAAGATTGTCATACAGACCAACTGTTGTGTTTGTACAGATAAAAAAATGTTTTACTGATACTATTCTTACAGACACTTATGATGTTTTAGGAGATATTTTAGTTACCCCGGAAGAAATTCTTATACGAGGGGAAAGTGATGTGGGTAGAGCTATTAGTAGGAAGCTCTGCAGCAATAATAAGTGGCGCTGCAGGGTATTTCGTCGCAAAAAAATTAGAAAAAGAGAAATTTAA
- a CDS encoding arsenate reductase family protein, producing the protein MIKVYGIKTCGSVKKALKFLEECGVAYEFIDFKKSPVGCDKIEEWLKHVPMDKLFNTRGTKYRQLGLKNLNLDEEGKKEWLCKENLLIKRPVIELENGDVVVGFDEEQYKEIFCGS; encoded by the coding sequence ATGATAAAAGTATATGGTATTAAAACATGTGGCAGTGTGAAAAAGGCTTTGAAGTTTTTAGAGGAGTGTGGCGTAGCATATGAATTTATCGATTTTAAAAAGAGTCCAGTTGGATGTGACAAGATTGAAGAGTGGCTAAAACATGTGCCGATGGATAAGCTTTTTAATACAAGGGGGACAAAATATCGCCAATTGGGGCTGAAAAATCTAAATTTAGATGAAGAGGGCAAAAAAGAGTGGCTTTGCAAAGAGAATCTTTTGATTAAAAGGCCTGTAATAGAGTTAGAAAATGGCGATGTGGTTGTAGGATTTGATGAAGAGCAGTATAAGGAGATTTTCTGTGGATCTTAA
- the ftsY gene encoding signal recognition particle-docking protein FtsY produces MFGFIKKALKKTVDNIEENVPKKKKYASPEEIEELLIEADVEYDLVEKIVASLPAKVNRVALKNELLFLFKPANAPQADIKPFVELIIGVNGAGKTTTIAKLAYRYKQEGKSVILGAADTFRAAAIEQLTRWAQKLDVPIVATKQGHDPSAVAYDTIAKAKAKNIDNVLIDTAGRLHTQTNLAEELKKIVRVCGKAMEGAPHRKLLILDGTQGTSAINQAKTFHEMVGVDGVIVTKLDGTAKGGALLSISHELQLPILFVGTGEKMEDLAPFDPNEYVDAILDAIFE; encoded by the coding sequence ATGTTTGGGTTTATTAAAAAAGCATTAAAAAAGACTGTAGATAATATTGAAGAAAATGTACCAAAAAAGAAAAAATATGCCTCACCAGAAGAGATCGAAGAGCTCTTAATTGAAGCAGATGTAGAGTATGATCTCGTAGAAAAGATTGTAGCTTCACTCCCTGCAAAAGTCAATCGTGTAGCACTAAAAAATGAGTTGCTTTTTCTCTTCAAGCCTGCAAATGCACCACAAGCCGATATAAAACCTTTTGTAGAACTCATTATTGGTGTAAATGGTGCAGGAAAAACTACTACAATAGCAAAGCTTGCATACCGCTATAAACAAGAAGGCAAAAGTGTAATTTTAGGGGCTGCTGATACATTTAGAGCAGCTGCTATTGAGCAGCTTACTCGTTGGGCACAAAAATTAGACGTTCCTATTGTTGCTACAAAGCAGGGGCACGATCCTTCAGCTGTAGCGTATGACACTATTGCAAAAGCAAAAGCTAAAAATATTGATAATGTCTTAATAGATACTGCCGGAAGACTTCATACACAAACAAATCTTGCTGAAGAGCTCAAAAAGATTGTGCGCGTTTGTGGTAAAGCGATGGAGGGTGCTCCACATAGAAAACTCCTCATTCTCGATGGTACACAGGGAACTTCTGCAATCAACCAGGCAAAAACTTTTCATGAAATGGTAGGTGTTGATGGGGTGATAGTTACGAAACTTGATGGTACTGCTAAAGGTGGAGCACTTTTAAGTATTTCACACGAGCTGCAACTCCCTATACTCTTTGTTGGCACAGGAGAAAAGATGGAAGATCTCGCTCCATTTGATCCAAATGAGTATGTGGATGCGATATTGGATGCTATTTTTGAATAA
- a CDS encoding FeoA family protein, whose amino-acid sequence MSRKLLSQMLPKEKGIIKKIGAIGELKDRLLELGALTNTPIEVVRIAPFGDPIEIKIGNTHIALRKSEASKIEVELFKEKDD is encoded by the coding sequence ATGAGTAGAAAGCTCCTCTCACAAATGTTACCAAAAGAGAAAGGTATAATCAAAAAGATTGGAGCTATTGGTGAGCTTAAAGATAGACTTCTAGAGCTTGGCGCACTCACAAATACACCCATTGAAGTGGTTCGCATTGCCCCGTTTGGTGATCCAATTGAGATTAAAATAGGAAATACCCATATTGCTCTACGAAAAAGTGAGGCGAGCAAGATAGAAGTGGAGCTTTTTAAGGAAAAAGATGATTAG
- the radA gene encoding DNA repair protein RadA encodes MAKKKTLFECQACGYKSSKWMGKCTNCGAWDSFVELSAKEIEILQKIDKTTLSSTNVIPITEVEQDKIQRIPTGMDELDLVLGGGLVPGSLVLVGGSPGVGKSTLLLKTCANLAKTNKRVLYVSAEESAGQIKMRADRIEANEKNLYLLNELVLESIIAQLEKDHFDLLVIDSIQTIYSQEISSAPGSVSQVKAVTFELMRLAKSKKIPIFIIGHITKEGSIAGPRILEHMVDTVLYFEGDSSQEIRLLRGFKNRFGSISEVGIFEMTKKGLVSAKNIAKRFFNRKNALVGSAATVIMEGSRPIILEVQALVAETGYPSPKRSSTGFDTNRLTMLLALLEKKLELPFNQYDVFVNIAGGIKINETAADLAIIAAILSSFRNRPISEETIFLGEVGLTGEIRDIVMLDNRLKEAASQGFTKAIVPSRPLEKHNIKTYIVESVEKIVDWM; translated from the coding sequence ATGGCAAAGAAAAAAACGCTTTTTGAGTGCCAAGCCTGTGGATACAAAAGCAGCAAATGGATGGGAAAATGCACCAATTGTGGCGCATGGGACAGTTTTGTAGAGCTGAGTGCAAAAGAGATAGAGATACTCCAAAAAATTGATAAAACTACTTTATCAAGCACAAATGTTATTCCCATTACAGAGGTTGAGCAAGACAAGATCCAACGCATCCCTACCGGGATGGATGAGCTCGATCTCGTTTTAGGTGGTGGGCTGGTTCCTGGTTCATTGGTACTGGTAGGAGGTAGTCCCGGGGTTGGAAAATCAACACTTTTACTCAAAACCTGTGCAAATCTAGCAAAAACTAACAAAAGAGTACTCTACGTCAGTGCTGAAGAGTCTGCTGGGCAGATTAAGATGCGAGCAGATCGCATCGAAGCAAACGAAAAAAATCTCTACTTACTCAATGAACTTGTCTTGGAAAGCATCATTGCTCAACTTGAAAAAGATCATTTTGATCTGCTCGTCATTGATTCAATCCAGACAATCTATTCACAAGAGATCTCCTCAGCTCCTGGGAGTGTGAGCCAAGTTAAAGCCGTTACGTTTGAGCTTATGCGCCTTGCCAAAAGTAAAAAAATTCCTATCTTCATCATTGGCCATATCACTAAGGAGGGCTCCATTGCAGGTCCTAGAATTTTAGAGCATATGGTTGATACTGTGCTCTACTTTGAAGGGGATAGCTCTCAAGAGATCAGGCTACTGCGAGGATTTAAAAACCGTTTTGGCAGCATTAGTGAAGTAGGAATCTTTGAAATGACAAAAAAGGGGCTAGTGAGCGCCAAAAATATTGCCAAACGCTTTTTTAATCGTAAAAATGCACTCGTAGGCTCGGCTGCAACTGTAATTATGGAAGGAAGCAGACCAATTATTCTTGAAGTACAAGCACTCGTTGCAGAGACTGGTTATCCCTCTCCCAAACGCAGCTCTACAGGTTTTGATACCAATAGACTTACTATGCTTTTGGCTCTTTTAGAAAAGAAGCTAGAGCTTCCTTTTAATCAATATGATGTGTTTGTCAATATCGCAGGTGGTATCAAAATCAATGAAACTGCTGCAGATCTTGCTATAATAGCGGCAATTTTGAGTAGTTTTCGCAATCGCCCCATCAGCGAAGAGACCATTTTTTTAGGAGAGGTAGGACTTACTGGGGAAATTCGAGATATCGTCATGCTCGATAATCGTCTCAAAGAGGCTGCTTCACAAGGTTTTACGAAAGCTATTGTCCCTAGCAGACCTCTTGAAAAACATAATATCAAAACCTACATTGTAGAGAGTGTAGAAAAAATTGTAGACTGGATGTAA
- the rny gene encoding ribonuclease Y has product MWVELLVGSSAAIISGAAGYFVAKKLEKEKFKIYEEQARAKAKAIEHEAQIILKNAQVKAKEAELAAKKEYEQKLDELKKEYEQRFNELMEKEMSLKQMFKDELKHITLEKQEIKEEKEQINKLREEYENLKAEYQEKHNEVLEALQVQAGLTAEEARELILQKVEEESRAEIANIVRKYEEEAKREAKRKANYIIAQATTRYAGEFAAERLINTVSIPSEDIKGRIIGKEGRNIKTLEMLLGVDIIIDDTPNAIVLSSFNLYRRAIATKVIELLVEDGRIQPARIEEIYEKVKEEFDQQLLEEGEEIVMELGIGQIHPELVKLIGRLKFRASYGQNALGHSLEVAHLAGIMAAEMGGDEVLAKRAGLLHDIGKALTHEYSGSHVDLGADICRRYKEPDVVINAIYAHHGHEEPKTIEAAAVCTADTLSAARPGARREVLEAFLKRVQAIEEIALAKPGVKKAYAINAGREVRVIVNAELVTDNEAVLLAKEIAKDIEESVQYPGEIKVNVIRENRAIEFAR; this is encoded by the coding sequence ATGTGGGTAGAGCTATTAGTAGGAAGCTCTGCAGCAATAATAAGTGGCGCTGCAGGGTATTTCGTCGCAAAAAAATTAGAAAAAGAGAAATTTAAGATATATGAAGAGCAAGCACGTGCTAAAGCAAAGGCTATTGAGCATGAAGCGCAGATAATTCTTAAAAATGCGCAAGTTAAGGCAAAAGAGGCTGAACTTGCTGCGAAAAAAGAGTATGAGCAAAAGCTCGATGAGCTCAAAAAAGAGTATGAACAGCGCTTTAATGAGCTTATGGAAAAAGAGATGTCTTTGAAGCAGATGTTCAAAGATGAGCTTAAGCATATTACGCTTGAAAAGCAAGAGATAAAAGAGGAAAAAGAGCAAATTAATAAGCTAAGAGAGGAGTATGAAAATCTCAAAGCTGAATATCAAGAAAAACATAACGAAGTATTAGAGGCGCTGCAAGTGCAAGCGGGGCTTACTGCTGAAGAAGCAAGAGAGCTTATTTTGCAAAAGGTAGAAGAGGAGAGTAGAGCTGAAATTGCAAATATTGTAAGAAAATATGAAGAGGAAGCAAAAAGAGAGGCTAAGCGAAAGGCGAACTACATCATTGCGCAAGCTACTACGAGATATGCCGGAGAGTTTGCAGCAGAGCGTCTTATAAATACTGTAAGTATCCCAAGTGAGGATATAAAAGGGCGCATTATTGGTAAAGAGGGGCGCAATATAAAAACGTTAGAGATGCTTTTAGGTGTAGATATTATCATTGATGATACACCAAATGCGATAGTTTTAAGCTCATTTAATCTCTATCGCCGCGCAATTGCAACAAAAGTTATAGAGCTTTTAGTTGAAGATGGAAGGATCCAGCCAGCTCGTATTGAAGAGATTTATGAAAAAGTAAAAGAGGAGTTTGACCAGCAGCTCCTTGAAGAGGGTGAAGAGATAGTTATGGAGCTTGGTATTGGACAGATTCACCCAGAACTGGTTAAACTCATTGGAAGATTAAAATTTCGTGCAAGCTATGGACAAAACGCTCTTGGTCACTCTTTGGAAGTTGCGCATCTCGCAGGTATTATGGCTGCAGAGATGGGAGGAGATGAGGTACTTGCTAAAAGAGCAGGTCTTTTGCACGATATTGGAAAGGCTTTGACCCACGAATATAGTGGGAGCCATGTGGATCTTGGTGCAGATATCTGTAGACGCTACAAAGAGCCTGATGTGGTTATCAATGCAATCTATGCGCATCATGGACACGAAGAGCCAAAAACTATTGAAGCAGCTGCTGTATGTACAGCTGATACGCTCAGTGCAGCACGTCCAGGAGCAAGACGAGAAGTGCTTGAAGCCTTTTTAAAACGCGTACAAGCTATTGAAGAGATAGCTCTTGCCAAGCCGGGAGTCAAAAAGGCCTATGCAATAAATGCAGGCCGAGAGGTACGTGTCATTGTCAATGCTGAGCTCGTTACTGATAATGAAGCTGTATTGCTTGCAAAAGAGATCGCAAAAGATATTGAAGAGAGCGTACAGTACCCAGGCGAAATCAAAGTGAATGTAATACGAGAAAACAGAGCGATAGAGTTCGCTCGTTAA
- a CDS encoding ankyrin repeat domain-containing protein, producing the protein MKKVFITIFLFISLYADSINGWTKLHEAIYKEDMQRIKSLIKNGADVEAASKAGITPLLMAVKMRNLDIVKYLVEHGADVDTEDNNGMTALHYAVGERRVNIISYLLRHDADINAQNKYGITPLHQAAYMGDVKMIDLLIKLGADPNIKNALGMNPCQLAYAKHRFLVAKYMQSFTKGECIVGNDKRGEKRDSK; encoded by the coding sequence ATGAAAAAAGTATTCATAACAATTTTTTTATTCATATCTTTGTATGCTGATAGTATCAATGGTTGGACAAAACTTCATGAAGCAATCTATAAAGAGGATATGCAACGTATAAAAAGTCTTATCAAAAATGGTGCTGATGTGGAAGCTGCTAGTAAGGCTGGCATTACACCTCTGCTAATGGCAGTAAAGATGCGAAATTTGGATATTGTAAAATATCTGGTAGAACATGGCGCAGATGTTGATACTGAAGATAACAATGGTATGACTGCGCTGCACTATGCAGTAGGGGAGAGAAGAGTCAATATTATCTCTTATCTTTTGAGACATGATGCTGATATCAATGCTCAAAATAAGTATGGTATCACACCACTTCATCAAGCAGCTTATATGGGTGATGTGAAAATGATTGATCTGCTTATTAAACTTGGAGCAGATCCAAACATTAAAAATGCTTTAGGAATGAATCCTTGTCAGCTCGCTTACGCAAAGCATAGATTTTTGGTGGCAAAATATATGCAAAGTTTTACAAAAGGAGAGTGTATTGTTGGTAACGATAAACGGGGAGAGAAAAGAGATTCCAAATAA
- the cmoB gene encoding tRNA 5-methoxyuridine(34)/uridine 5-oxyacetic acid(34) synthase CmoB produces the protein MDIETIKQERQKWLQWKNIAPLREMLKKLPQVEVDVKLGDVITIEGDVDEKTKELIKEIALAMRPWRKGPFKILGTFIDSEWRSFIKYNLLEPYFNLQGKDVADIGCNNGYYMLRMLAHKPRSITGFDPSPLFKTQFDFLEHFIQSGITYELLGVEHLPLYGKKFDVIFCLGVLYHRSDPVAMLKWLKQGLKAGGEVFLDTFYIEGEEPVALCPGKSYAKIPNIHFVPTIAALQNWCEKAGFENFEVLATKPTTFEEQRRTEWILGESLEDFLDAKDLTKTVEGYPAPRRVYIRMRKK, from the coding sequence ATGGATATTGAGACTATCAAGCAAGAGCGGCAAAAATGGTTGCAGTGGAAAAATATTGCTCCTTTAAGAGAGATGCTTAAAAAATTACCACAGGTTGAGGTAGATGTAAAACTAGGAGATGTGATAACAATAGAGGGGGATGTGGATGAAAAAACAAAAGAATTGATAAAGGAGATTGCTCTTGCTATGCGTCCATGGCGTAAAGGGCCTTTTAAAATATTAGGGACATTTATTGATAGTGAGTGGAGAAGTTTTATAAAATATAATCTTCTAGAGCCATATTTTAATTTACAAGGTAAAGATGTAGCTGATATAGGATGTAATAATGGATATTATATGCTGCGCATGCTTGCGCATAAGCCGCGCTCAATTACTGGGTTTGATCCTTCACCACTTTTTAAAACGCAGTTTGATTTTTTGGAGCATTTCATACAAAGTGGTATTACTTATGAGCTTTTGGGTGTAGAGCATCTTCCCTTATATGGCAAAAAGTTTGATGTAATCTTTTGTCTTGGAGTGTTGTATCATAGAAGCGATCCTGTTGCTATGCTCAAATGGCTAAAACAAGGATTAAAAGCTGGGGGAGAGGTGTTTTTAGATACTTTTTACATTGAAGGTGAAGAGCCAGTTGCTTTGTGTCCTGGTAAAAGCTATGCAAAAATTCCAAATATCCATTTTGTACCTACTATTGCGGCGCTGCAAAACTGGTGTGAAAAGGCTGGATTTGAAAATTTTGAAGTGCTTGCAACAAAACCCACAACTTTTGAAGAGCAAAGAAGAACTGAGTGGATTTTGGGAGAGAGTTTAGAAGATTTTTTGGATGCAAAAGATCTTACAAAGACGGTTGAGGGATATCCAGCCCCTCGTAGAGTATATATACGTATGAGGAAAAAATGA
- a CDS encoding TIGR01458 family HAD-type hydrolase, with protein MLKGILLDIGGVLYDGENVIDGAQDALMQLRKEYFLRFLSNTSRTTPQTLLQKLLKMGFDVKEEELFTAVSAAKSYIEGRGAYVVATDEVRDYFGSGADIEVVLICDAYTNFTYQNLNTAFRHLERGCELLATNDNRYFRDSDGELSLDAGGFVRCLEYASQKRATILGKPNCAFFHLALKSMGLSAEEVVMVGDDIETDILGAQKCGLRAVMVKTGKFKSEDLQKGKPDFIVNSIAELPKLLKEIG; from the coding sequence ATGCTCAAAGGTATTTTACTCGATATTGGTGGTGTGTTATATGATGGAGAAAATGTCATAGATGGTGCGCAAGATGCATTGATGCAGCTTAGAAAAGAGTATTTTTTACGGTTTTTATCCAATACCTCACGCACTACTCCTCAAACACTTTTACAAAAACTTCTCAAGATGGGATTTGATGTAAAAGAGGAAGAGCTTTTTACTGCTGTAAGCGCTGCTAAGAGTTATATAGAGGGCAGAGGAGCTTACGTAGTAGCGACAGATGAGGTGAGAGACTATTTTGGATCCGGTGCAGATATAGAAGTAGTTTTAATATGCGATGCATATACCAATTTTACCTACCAAAATCTCAATACAGCTTTTCGCCACCTTGAGAGAGGATGCGAGTTGCTTGCTACAAATGATAATCGCTATTTTAGAGATAGTGACGGGGAATTAAGCCTTGATGCAGGAGGCTTTGTGCGCTGTTTAGAATATGCAAGCCAAAAGAGAGCAACAATTCTTGGTAAACCAAACTGTGCATTTTTTCATTTGGCACTAAAGAGTATGGGACTTAGCGCGGAAGAAGTAGTAATGGTAGGTGATGATATTGAAACAGACATACTTGGTGCACAAAAGTGCGGATTAAGAGCTGTTATGGTAAAAACAGGAAAATTTAAAAGTGAGGATCTGCAAAAAGGAAAACCAGATTTCATAGTCAATTCTATTGCAGAACTTCCCAAACTTTTAAAGGAGATTGGATGA
- the acpS gene encoding holo-ACP synthase, with protein sequence MIGIDIVAIKRIENFIEKHGNKGLERFLLPSEISIAKKPQTVAGFWAAKEAIAKALRCGIGSELSFKDIEIYKELTGAPAFRLLHGKEEKFEIIDSSLSISHDGGFAIAAAFILTASSKS encoded by the coding sequence ATGATAGGTATCGATATCGTAGCAATCAAAAGAATAGAAAATTTCATAGAAAAGCATGGAAACAAAGGGCTAGAGAGATTTCTACTCCCATCTGAAATCTCCATCGCAAAAAAGCCTCAAACAGTAGCAGGTTTTTGGGCTGCAAAAGAGGCTATCGCTAAAGCTCTTAGATGCGGTATCGGCTCCGAGCTCTCATTCAAAGATATCGAAATTTACAAAGAGCTTACTGGAGCGCCAGCTTTTCGTCTTCTCCATGGAAAAGAAGAAAAATTTGAAATCATAGACTCTTCTCTCTCCATTAGCCATGACGGCGGATTTGCAATTGCTGCTGCTTTTATCTTAACCGCCTCCAGTAAATCCTAA
- a CDS encoding cation diffusion facilitator family transporter, which yields MSLQKSATVVASIVAAILVIIKLVVGILSGSAAVLASAIDSILDIAVSMFNYFAISKAEKAPTEKFNYGLGKIEALAAVIEGTIITISGLFIFYKGVINIIQHKQIAYLGSSIFVMIASIILTGALVIFLNYVYKKTNNMVIKSDALHYKTDLFSNSAVLASLAIIYFTQWHWIDGVFGIAIAIYIIKEAFELIKEGTLMLLDVALDEEIVDNIKKIITSQPEVTDFHYLRSRRSGDTNFVDVHVVFTPEISLMDAHRVSDKIEDEIKKLDPTSNWHITIHLDPYDDSPHGEDH from the coding sequence ATGAGCCTACAAAAGAGTGCTACCGTTGTTGCAAGTATCGTTGCGGCTATTTTGGTCATTATTAAGCTGGTTGTGGGAATTTTAAGTGGTTCTGCTGCAGTATTGGCTAGTGCTATCGATTCAATCTTAGATATTGCAGTCTCTATGTTTAACTACTTTGCAATTTCCAAAGCAGAAAAAGCCCCTACTGAAAAATTTAATTATGGTCTTGGCAAAATAGAAGCACTTGCAGCCGTCATTGAAGGTACCATTATTACAATTTCAGGGCTATTTATCTTCTACAAAGGTGTAATAAATATTATTCAACACAAACAGATTGCCTATCTTGGAAGCTCTATTTTTGTCATGATAGCTTCTATCATCCTTACAGGTGCTCTCGTTATTTTTCTCAATTACGTCTACAAAAAAACTAACAACATGGTTATCAAATCAGATGCTCTGCATTATAAAACAGACCTCTTTAGCAACTCAGCAGTTCTTGCATCATTAGCGATTATCTATTTTACGCAATGGCACTGGATCGATGGGGTTTTTGGTATTGCAATAGCAATCTATATCATCAAAGAGGCTTTCGAACTTATCAAAGAGGGAACACTTATGCTTCTTGATGTAGCTTTAGATGAAGAGATTGTAGACAATATCAAAAAAATCATAACTTCACAACCAGAAGTAACAGATTTTCACTATTTACGCTCGCGCCGCAGTGGAGATACTAATTTTGTAGATGTACATGTGGTTTTTACCCCAGAGATCTCATTAATGGATGCGCATAGAGTTTCAGACAAAATCGAAGATGAGATCAAAAAACTCGATCCCACCTCAAATTGGCATATTACGATCCACCTCGATCCTTATGATGACTCCCCACATGGAGAGGATCATTAA